A window of Modestobacter versicolor contains these coding sequences:
- a CDS encoding winged helix-turn-helix domain-containing protein produces the protein MTTPAERLPAGLARRIALAAQGFADPRPLGQVGTRQLKRTVDRLGVVQIDSVNVLSRSHYLPHFSRLGPYPREALDALSNRRHDLFEYWAHEASFLPVRLHPHLRWRMAAAEQHAWGNMVQLQRERPGYVSDVLDRVREGGPLKASQLLEPRPDRPGEMWNWHAGKIALEWLFFTGALTARARTTGFERVYDLTERVLPPAVLQAPTPDRPDAVRELVRTAARALGAATETDLRDYFRLPVAEARTAIAELEEGGELQPVQVDGWGRPAWLDPQARRPRWVRARALLTPFDSLVWERPRVERIFGFRYRLEIYTPAAKRVHGYYVLPFLLGDRLVGRVDLKADRQASVLRVQAAHAEPGVDTGEVAAALAAELRLMADWMELDEVAVTGAGDLAPQLTVAVAVRGTAAAAG, from the coding sequence GTGACGACGCCTGCAGAACGGTTGCCCGCCGGGCTGGCCCGACGGATCGCGCTGGCCGCCCAGGGCTTCGCCGACCCGCGCCCCCTCGGCCAGGTCGGCACCCGGCAGCTCAAGCGGACCGTCGACCGGCTCGGGGTGGTGCAGATCGACTCGGTCAACGTGCTGTCCCGCTCGCACTACCTGCCGCACTTCAGCCGGCTCGGCCCGTACCCGCGCGAGGCGCTCGACGCGCTCTCCAACCGCCGGCACGACCTGTTCGAGTACTGGGCGCACGAGGCCTCCTTCCTCCCGGTCCGGCTGCACCCGCACCTCCGCTGGCGGATGGCCGCGGCCGAGCAGCACGCCTGGGGCAACATGGTCCAGCTGCAGCGGGAGCGGCCGGGCTACGTCAGCGACGTGCTGGACCGGGTGCGCGAGGGCGGCCCGCTCAAGGCCAGCCAGCTGCTCGAGCCGCGCCCCGACCGCCCGGGCGAGATGTGGAACTGGCACGCCGGCAAGATCGCCCTCGAGTGGCTGTTCTTCACCGGCGCGCTCACCGCCCGGGCCCGCACCACCGGCTTCGAGCGCGTCTACGATCTCACCGAGCGGGTGCTGCCGCCGGCGGTGCTCCAGGCACCCACCCCCGACCGGCCCGACGCCGTCCGCGAGCTGGTCCGCACCGCGGCGCGGGCGCTGGGAGCAGCGACCGAGACCGACCTGCGCGACTACTTCCGGCTCCCGGTGGCCGAGGCCCGGACGGCGATCGCCGAGCTGGAGGAGGGCGGTGAGCTGCAGCCGGTGCAGGTCGACGGCTGGGGCCGCCCGGCCTGGCTGGACCCGCAGGCGCGCCGCCCGCGCTGGGTCCGCGCCCGCGCGCTGCTCACCCCGTTCGACTCGCTGGTGTGGGAGCGCCCGCGGGTCGAGCGGATCTTCGGCTTCCGGTACCGCCTGGAGATCTACACCCCCGCGGCCAAGCGGGTGCACGGCTACTACGTGCTGCCGTTCCTGCTGGGCGACCGGCTGGTGGGCCGGGTCGACCTCAAGGCCGACCGGCAGGCCAGCGTGCTGCGGGTGCAGGCCGCCCATGCCGAGCCGGGCGTCGACACCGGTGAGGTCGCCGCCGCGCTGGCGGCGGAGCTCCGGCTGATGGCCGACTGGATGGAGCTCGACGAGGTGGCGGTGACCGGCGC
- a CDS encoding GNAT family N-acetyltransferase, with product MTSPARPGLPGRAEVSVRPARPDEAAAIAAVQLVTWRTAYRALLPAAVLDDWDEAAAISTWRTAVLSPPTPAHGVLVALDGAVVAGFAAFGPAELAAGEEPLPEGATTELTALLVEPRWGRRGHGSRLLAAVVDLGADSGVVRLQMWLPEDDTVTARFLEGAGWAPDGWVRTLDTGSSTFRQLRWHTLLDDERGVQ from the coding sequence GTGACCTCCCCCGCCCGACCCGGGCTCCCCGGCCGGGCGGAGGTGTCGGTGCGGCCCGCCCGACCCGACGAGGCCGCGGCGATCGCCGCGGTGCAGCTGGTCACCTGGCGCACCGCCTACCGGGCCCTGCTCCCGGCCGCTGTGCTCGACGACTGGGACGAGGCGGCCGCGATCTCCACCTGGCGCACCGCCGTGCTCAGCCCACCGACCCCGGCGCACGGCGTCCTGGTGGCCCTCGACGGCGCGGTCGTCGCCGGTTTCGCCGCCTTCGGGCCGGCCGAGCTGGCCGCCGGTGAGGAGCCGCTGCCGGAGGGGGCGACCACCGAGCTGACCGCCCTGCTGGTCGAGCCCCGCTGGGGGCGCCGGGGGCACGGGAGCCGGCTGCTCGCCGCCGTCGTCGACCTCGGTGCCGACTCCGGCGTCGTCCGGCTGCAGATGTGGCTGCCCGAGGACGACACGGTCACCGCCCGCTTCCTGGAGGGTGCGGGCTGGGCCCCCGACGGCTGGGTGCGGACGCTGGACACCGGCAGCTCCACCTTCCGCCAGCTGCGCTGGCACACGCTGCTGGACGACGAACGAGGAGTGCAGTGA
- a CDS encoding DUF2461 domain-containing protein: protein MTFSGFPDEGLVFYEGLEADNSKSYWTEHRHLYDQHVRGPMQALADELAPEFGTPKLFRPYRDVRFSHDKTPYKTHQGAVLHPEGQGVGSMYVQVSADGLQVSGGCWRLQPDQVERYRRAVDDDLRGPRLAAEVERLRSGGWSIDGDRLVRTPRGYAADHPRLALLQHKSLYASQAWEPADWLQEPTVLERVRDAFRQLTALNRWLADNVGATTAPPDRRR, encoded by the coding sequence GTGACGTTCTCCGGCTTCCCCGACGAGGGGCTGGTCTTCTACGAGGGCCTCGAGGCGGACAACAGCAAGTCGTACTGGACCGAGCACCGGCACCTGTACGACCAGCACGTCCGCGGGCCGATGCAGGCGCTGGCCGACGAGCTCGCGCCGGAGTTCGGCACGCCCAAGCTGTTCCGCCCGTACCGGGACGTGCGGTTCTCCCACGACAAGACGCCGTACAAGACGCACCAGGGCGCCGTGCTCCACCCGGAGGGCCAGGGGGTCGGGTCGATGTACGTGCAGGTCTCCGCGGACGGGCTGCAGGTCTCCGGGGGTTGCTGGCGGCTGCAGCCCGACCAGGTCGAGCGGTACCGCCGCGCCGTGGACGACGACCTGCGGGGTCCGCGGCTGGCCGCCGAGGTCGAGCGTCTGCGTTCCGGCGGCTGGTCCATCGACGGCGACCGGCTGGTGCGGACGCCCCGCGGCTATGCCGCCGACCACCCGCGCCTTGCCCTGCTGCAGCACAAGTCGCTGTACGCGTCGCAGGCGTGGGAGCCGGCCGACTGGCTGCAGGAGCCGACCGTCCTCGAGCGGGTGCGGGACGCCTTCCGGCAGCTGACCGCGCTGAACCGGTGGCTGGCGGACAACGTCGGCGCCACGACCGCGCCACCCGACCGCCGCCGCTGA
- the dapB gene encoding 4-hydroxy-tetrahydrodipicolinate reductase yields the protein MTTPPDTDAPAAPTPATPGEAPLISVGVLGARGRMGTEVCRAVDEAEDMELVAMVDERDWLFNVADAGAQVVVDFTRPDSVMENIRFCIDQNIHCVVGTTGFDEQRLATIAEWLRPKPDVGVLIAPNFGIGAVLLMRFAQEAARFFPSVEIVELHHPGKVDAPSGTAARTARLVAAARRAAGVPAAPDATREADSLPGARGADVEGIPVHAVRLSGLVAHQEVLMGAAGETLTVRHDSYDRASFMPGVLLAVREIGARPGLTVGIESLLGL from the coding sequence GTGACGACTCCGCCGGACACCGACGCCCCCGCCGCTCCCACCCCCGCCACCCCGGGTGAGGCCCCGCTGATCTCGGTCGGGGTGCTCGGCGCCCGCGGTCGGATGGGCACCGAGGTGTGCCGGGCCGTCGACGAGGCCGAGGACATGGAGCTCGTCGCGATGGTCGACGAGCGCGACTGGCTGTTCAACGTCGCCGACGCCGGCGCGCAGGTCGTCGTCGACTTCACCCGGCCCGACTCGGTCATGGAGAACATCCGGTTCTGCATCGACCAGAACATCCACTGCGTCGTGGGGACGACGGGCTTCGACGAGCAGCGGCTGGCGACCATCGCCGAGTGGCTGCGCCCCAAGCCGGACGTCGGCGTGCTCATCGCGCCGAACTTCGGGATCGGCGCCGTGCTGCTCATGCGGTTCGCCCAGGAGGCGGCCCGGTTCTTCCCCTCGGTGGAGATCGTCGAGCTGCACCACCCGGGCAAGGTGGACGCCCCGTCGGGGACGGCCGCCCGCACCGCGCGTCTGGTGGCGGCCGCGCGCCGGGCGGCCGGCGTGCCCGCGGCCCCCGACGCCACCCGGGAGGCGGACTCGCTGCCCGGAGCCCGAGGGGCCGACGTGGAGGGCATCCCGGTGCACGCCGTCCGGCTGTCCGGGCTGGTCGCCCACCAGGAGGTCCTGATGGGCGCAGCGGGGGAGACGTTGACGGTGCGGCACGACTCCTACGACCGCGCGTCCTTCATGCCCGGGGTCCTGCTCGCCGTCCGCGAGATCGGGGCCCGGCCGGGGTTGACCGTGGGGATCGAGTCGCTGCTGGGGCTCTGA
- a CDS encoding VanZ family protein has translation MGSTLREHGALARGAFAVAVLVSLAVLFAPPSDVPSGPAGIDKVVHFALFAVLAVTGRWAGVRAGVLSGLLVLYAAGSELLQGTDLVDRDASVGDLVADSAGVVVGLLVWRSLAARAGRLRG, from the coding sequence GTGGGCTCGACGCTCCGGGAGCACGGCGCACTGGCCCGCGGGGCCTTCGCCGTCGCCGTGCTCGTGTCGCTGGCGGTGCTGTTCGCCCCGCCCTCCGACGTGCCGTCCGGGCCGGCGGGGATCGACAAGGTGGTCCACTTCGCGCTGTTCGCCGTCCTGGCGGTCACCGGTCGGTGGGCGGGGGTCCGCGCGGGTGTGCTCTCCGGCCTGCTCGTCCTCTACGCCGCCGGCAGCGAGCTGCTGCAGGGCACCGACCTGGTCGACCGGGACGCCTCGGTCGGTGACCTGGTCGCCGACTCCGCGGGGGTGGTGGTCGGCCTGCTGGTCTGGCGGTCGCTCGCCGCGCGGGCCGGTCGGCTCCGCGGCTGA
- a CDS encoding M16 family metallopeptidase, whose protein sequence is MTTAADHLTGAGAGAAASVPAPVGTTEVLDVDEFGGRVERTELPGGLRVLTETMPGVLSATLGIWVGVGSRDESPAVGGSSHFLEHLLFKGTRSRTALEIATAMDAVGGEMNAFTAKEHTCYYANVLASDLPLAVTLLGDLVTDALNTAPDLESERTVVLEEIAMRDDEPSDAVHDLYAETLFGDTPLGRSVLGTVESIEALTRDDVDGWYRERYAVPSIVVSAAGRVDHQQVLELVTAAFGDRLSGSARPDPLRLGEDVVLTEPARPTGLIHRRTEQTHLLLGSLGMGRLDERRYAAAVLDAAVGGGMSSRLFQEVREKRGLVYSVGSSLTHYAGTGSFSVYAGCSPKRVPEVLRLVRDELAAVAADGLTAEEVARGRGQLKGGLVLGLEDTGSRMSRLGKSELSYGEYLPVREVLARLDAVDEGQVRAVAADLLSRRMCLAVVGPYRDRDLDKLLA, encoded by the coding sequence GTGACCACGGCTGCCGACCACCTGACCGGGGCCGGGGCGGGCGCTGCGGCGTCCGTCCCGGCCCCGGTCGGTACCACCGAGGTGCTCGACGTCGACGAGTTCGGCGGCCGGGTCGAGCGCACCGAGCTGCCCGGCGGTCTGCGGGTGCTCACCGAGACGATGCCCGGGGTGCTCTCGGCGACCCTGGGCATCTGGGTCGGCGTCGGCTCCCGGGACGAGAGTCCGGCGGTCGGCGGCTCCTCGCACTTCCTCGAGCACCTGCTGTTCAAGGGGACGCGGAGCCGCACGGCGCTGGAGATCGCCACGGCGATGGACGCCGTCGGCGGTGAGATGAACGCCTTCACCGCCAAGGAGCACACCTGCTACTACGCGAACGTGCTCGCCAGCGACCTCCCGCTGGCGGTGACGCTCCTCGGTGACCTGGTCACCGACGCGCTCAACACCGCCCCGGACCTGGAGTCCGAGCGCACGGTGGTGCTCGAGGAGATCGCCATGCGCGACGACGAGCCCTCCGACGCGGTGCACGACCTCTACGCCGAGACGCTGTTCGGGGACACCCCGCTCGGCCGCTCGGTGCTCGGCACGGTGGAGTCGATCGAGGCCCTCACCCGGGACGACGTCGACGGCTGGTACCGCGAGCGCTACGCCGTTCCCTCCATCGTCGTCTCGGCCGCCGGCCGGGTCGACCACCAGCAGGTGCTCGAGCTGGTGACGGCGGCCTTCGGCGACCGGCTGTCCGGCAGCGCGCGCCCGGACCCGCTGCGGCTGGGCGAGGACGTCGTCCTCACCGAGCCGGCCCGGCCCACCGGGCTGATCCACCGGCGCACCGAGCAGACCCACCTGCTGCTCGGCAGCCTGGGGATGGGGCGGCTCGACGAGCGCCGCTACGCCGCCGCGGTGCTGGACGCCGCGGTCGGCGGGGGGATGAGCTCGCGGTTGTTCCAGGAGGTCCGGGAGAAGCGCGGCCTGGTCTACAGCGTCGGGTCGTCGCTGACCCACTACGCCGGCACCGGCAGCTTCTCGGTCTACGCCGGGTGCTCGCCCAAGCGGGTGCCCGAGGTCCTCCGGCTGGTGCGCGACGAGCTCGCCGCCGTCGCGGCCGACGGCCTGACCGCCGAGGAGGTCGCGCGTGGGCGCGGCCAGCTCAAGGGCGGTCTGGTGCTGGGGCTCGAGGACACCGGTTCCCGGATGAGCCGGCTGGGCAAGAGCGAGCTCTCCTACGGGGAGTACCTGCCGGTGCGCGAGGTGCTGGCGCGGCTGGACGCCGTCGACGAGGGCCAGGTGCGGGCGGTCGCCGCCGACCTGCTCAGCCGCCGGATGTGCCTGGCCGTGGTCGGGCCCTACCGGGACCGCGACCTCGACAAGCTGCTCGCCTGA
- a CDS encoding polyribonucleotide nucleotidyltransferase — protein MSAPTTDTTDFDAEDGVHTATAVIDNGALGTRTVTFETGRLAKQAAGSVVATMGDTTLLSATTAGRQPKDQFDFFPLTVDVEERMYAIGKIPGSFFRREGRPSEDAILTCRLIDRPLRPTFAKGLRNEVQVVITVLSLDPDHVYDVLAINAASASTQLSGLPFSGPVGGTRVALINGQWVGFPTHAELEDAVFDMVVAGRVLPDGDVAIMMVEAEATEKTIELIAGGATAPTEEVVAQGLEAAKPFIKALCQAQSELAGKAAKPEAHFPRFLDYQDDVYAAVEAQAADKLAVAQAIAGKQEREEATDALKDEVKAALAGQFEGREKEISGAFRAVTKKVVRQRILRDKIRIDGRGLTDIRPLSAEVEVLPRVHGSALFERGETQIMGVTTLNMLRMEQQLDTLNPITRKRYMHNYNFPPYSTGETGRVGSPKRREIGHGALAERALLPVLPDREEFPYAIRQVSEALGSNGSTSMGSVCASTLALLNAGVPLKAPVAGIAMGLVSDEVDGKTEYVALTDILGAEDAFGDMDFKVAGTKDFVTALQLDTKLDGIPSDVLAGALTQARAARLHILDVMLEAIDGPDEMSPFAPRVTTVRIPVDKIGAVIGPKGQMINAIQDETGADITIEDDGTIYVGASDGPSAQAAVDRINAIANPTLPKVGERFLGTVVKTTAFGAFVSLLPGRDGLVHISKLGGGKRIAKVEDVANVGDKLQVEITDIDARGKISLVPVAEGDAAAAGDSAPAEADAPAEA, from the coding sequence ATGTCCGCACCCACCACAGACACCACCGACTTCGACGCCGAGGACGGCGTCCACACCGCCACCGCGGTGATCGACAACGGGGCCCTCGGCACCCGCACCGTCACCTTCGAGACCGGCCGCCTCGCCAAGCAGGCCGCCGGCTCGGTCGTCGCCACGATGGGCGACACCACGCTGCTGTCGGCCACCACCGCCGGCCGCCAGCCCAAGGACCAGTTCGACTTCTTCCCGCTGACGGTCGACGTCGAAGAGCGCATGTACGCGATCGGCAAGATCCCCGGCTCGTTCTTCCGCCGCGAGGGCCGCCCGTCCGAGGACGCGATCCTCACCTGCCGGCTGATCGACCGCCCGCTGCGCCCGACCTTCGCCAAGGGCCTGCGCAACGAGGTCCAGGTCGTCATCACGGTCCTGTCCCTGGACCCCGACCACGTCTACGACGTGCTCGCGATCAACGCCGCGTCGGCCTCCACCCAGCTCTCCGGCCTGCCGTTCTCCGGCCCGGTCGGCGGCACCCGGGTGGCGCTGATCAACGGCCAGTGGGTCGGCTTCCCGACCCACGCCGAGCTCGAGGACGCCGTCTTCGACATGGTCGTGGCCGGCCGGGTCCTGCCCGACGGCGACGTCGCGATCATGATGGTCGAGGCCGAGGCCACCGAGAAGACCATCGAGCTGATCGCCGGTGGGGCCACCGCCCCGACCGAGGAGGTCGTGGCCCAGGGCCTCGAGGCCGCCAAGCCCTTCATCAAGGCGCTGTGCCAGGCGCAGAGCGAGCTGGCCGGCAAGGCCGCCAAGCCCGAGGCGCACTTCCCCCGCTTCCTGGACTACCAGGACGACGTCTACGCCGCCGTCGAGGCCCAGGCCGCCGACAAGCTCGCCGTGGCCCAGGCCATCGCCGGCAAGCAGGAGCGCGAGGAGGCCACCGACGCGCTCAAGGACGAGGTCAAGGCCGCGCTGGCCGGCCAGTTCGAGGGCCGCGAGAAGGAGATCTCCGGGGCCTTCCGCGCCGTCACCAAGAAGGTCGTCCGGCAGCGGATCCTGCGCGACAAGATCCGCATCGACGGCCGCGGCCTCACCGACATCCGGCCGCTGTCGGCCGAGGTCGAGGTGCTCCCGCGGGTGCACGGCTCGGCGCTGTTCGAGCGCGGCGAGACCCAGATCATGGGCGTCACCACGCTGAACATGCTCCGCATGGAGCAGCAGCTGGACACGCTGAACCCGATCACCCGCAAGCGCTACATGCACAACTACAACTTCCCGCCGTACTCCACGGGTGAGACCGGTCGCGTGGGCTCGCCCAAGCGCCGCGAGATCGGCCACGGCGCGCTCGCCGAGCGCGCGCTGCTGCCGGTGCTGCCGGACCGCGAGGAGTTCCCCTACGCGATCCGCCAGGTCTCCGAGGCCCTCGGCTCCAACGGCTCCACCTCGATGGGCTCGGTCTGCGCCTCGACGCTGGCCCTGCTCAACGCCGGTGTGCCGCTGAAGGCGCCGGTCGCCGGCATCGCCATGGGCCTGGTCTCCGACGAGGTCGACGGCAAGACCGAGTACGTCGCGCTGACCGACATCCTCGGTGCCGAGGACGCCTTCGGTGACATGGACTTCAAGGTCGCCGGCACCAAGGACTTCGTCACGGCCCTCCAGCTGGACACGAAGCTCGACGGCATCCCCTCCGACGTCCTCGCCGGTGCGCTGACCCAGGCCCGCGCGGCCCGGCTGCACATCCTCGACGTCATGCTCGAGGCGATCGACGGCCCCGACGAGATGAGCCCGTTCGCCCCGCGGGTGACCACGGTGCGCATCCCGGTCGACAAGATCGGCGCGGTCATCGGCCCCAAGGGCCAGATGATCAACGCCATCCAGGACGAGACCGGCGCCGACATCACCATCGAGGACGACGGCACGATCTACGTCGGCGCCTCCGACGGCCCCTCGGCGCAGGCCGCCGTGGACCGGATCAACGCGATCGCCAACCCGACGCTGCCCAAGGTCGGCGAGCGGTTCCTCGGCACCGTGGTGAAGACGACCGCCTTCGGTGCGTTCGTCTCGCTGCTGCCGGGTCGCGACGGCCTGGTGCACATCAGCAAGCTCGGTGGCGGGAAGCGGATCGCCAAGGTCGAGGACGTCGCCAACGTCGGTGACAAGCTGCAGGTGGAGATCACCGACATCGACGCCCGCGGCAAGATCAGCCTGGTGCCGGTCGCCGAGGGCGACGCCGCCGCTGCCGGTGACTCGGCCCCCGCCGAGGCCGACGCTCCCGCGGAGGCGTGA
- the rpsO gene encoding 30S ribosomal protein S15, with product MALESATKKQIMTEYATVENDTGSPEVQVAMLTRRISDLTEHLKMHKHDHHSRRGLLLLVGRRRRLLNYLAKTDITRYRSLIERLGLRR from the coding sequence ATGGCGCTCGAGAGCGCGACGAAGAAGCAGATCATGACCGAGTACGCGACGGTCGAGAACGACACCGGTTCCCCCGAGGTGCAGGTCGCGATGCTGACCCGACGGATCAGCGACCTGACCGAGCACCTCAAGATGCACAAGCACGACCACCACAGCCGGCGGGGCCTGCTCCTGCTGGTCGGCCGCCGCCGGCGGCTGCTGAACTACCTGGCCAAGACCGACATCACCCGGTACCGCTCGCTCATCGAGCGGCTCGGCCTGCGCCGCTAG
- a CDS encoding bifunctional riboflavin kinase/FAD synthetase, whose amino-acid sequence MLRWRGLGATPPDLGRTVVTIGMYDGVHRGHQHLISTAVARARALGRPALLLTFDPHPSEVVRPGSHPAILTAADRKAELVAELGVDAMCVLPFTPEFSRLSPGEFAHTVLVEHLYAAQVVVGRNFTYGHKAAGNVDTLTTEGRRFGFGVEGVDLTSVGSAPDLSGDGEVTISSTYIRACVAAGDMASAALALGRPHRVDGVVVRGDQRGRELGYPTANVESPAHTAVPADGVYAGRLVLRDPRGGGTRSSHPAAISVGSNPTFSGARRTVEAFLLDFDGDLYGEHVGVEFVERLRPMLTFSGVPELLVAMADDVTRTRAVLGLAQPSS is encoded by the coding sequence GTGCTGCGCTGGCGTGGACTGGGGGCGACCCCGCCGGACCTCGGCCGCACGGTGGTCACGATCGGCATGTACGACGGCGTCCACCGCGGGCACCAGCACCTGATCTCCACCGCGGTCGCCCGGGCCCGCGCCCTGGGCCGGCCCGCGCTGCTGCTCACCTTCGACCCGCACCCGTCGGAGGTCGTGCGACCCGGCTCGCACCCGGCGATCCTCACCGCCGCCGACCGCAAGGCCGAGCTGGTGGCCGAGCTCGGCGTCGACGCGATGTGCGTGCTCCCCTTCACCCCGGAGTTCAGCCGGCTCTCGCCGGGGGAGTTCGCGCACACGGTGCTGGTCGAGCACCTCTACGCCGCGCAGGTGGTGGTGGGCCGGAACTTCACCTACGGGCACAAGGCCGCCGGCAACGTCGACACCCTGACCACCGAGGGGCGCCGGTTCGGCTTCGGCGTGGAGGGCGTCGACCTGACCAGCGTCGGCTCGGCCCCCGACCTGTCCGGCGACGGCGAGGTCACCATCTCCTCCACCTACATCCGGGCCTGCGTCGCCGCCGGTGACATGGCCTCGGCGGCGCTCGCGCTGGGCCGCCCACACCGGGTCGACGGCGTCGTGGTGCGCGGCGACCAGCGCGGCCGCGAGCTGGGCTACCCGACGGCGAACGTGGAGAGCCCGGCGCACACCGCCGTCCCGGCCGACGGCGTCTACGCCGGCCGGCTGGTGCTCCGCGACCCCCGCGGCGGCGGCACCCGCAGCAGCCACCCCGCGGCGATCTCGGTGGGCAGCAACCCCACGTTCTCCGGGGCCCGGCGCACCGTCGAGGCGTTCCTGCTCGACTTCGACGGCGACCTCTACGGCGAGCACGTCGGGGTGGAGTTCGTCGAGCGGCTGCGCCCGATGCTCACCTTCTCCGGGGTCCCCGAGCTGCTGGTCGCGATGGCCGACGACGTCACCCGGACCCGCGCCGTCCTGGGCCTGGCCCAGCCGTCCTCCTAG
- a CDS encoding branched-chain amino acid aminotransferase: protein MTDTLADSRTSSRFFTEGVPLVVEDVPRRSAAERAKLLEDPGFGRYFTDSMFVARYRTGEGWVDARLTPYAPLQMDPSAAALHYAQSIFEGLKAYAQPDGSVATFRPESNAARFARSAARLAMPAVPAEAFLTAVDALVDADRDWVPTGPDQTLYIRPYQLAVEPFLGVRPAHEYLFIVIASPAGAYFPRGVQPVSVYLSEDYIRAAPGGTGDVKCAGNYAASLLAQEQAIAAGCDQVVWLDATEKRYVEEMGGMNLFFVLGSGADAELVTPELTGTLLPGITRESLITVARELGHRVTERKITVDEWRSGVADGSITETFACGTAAVITPVGSVKARTGDFTVGEGVPGPLTMQLREHLLDVQHGRVADSHGWLHRVAPAA, encoded by the coding sequence ATGACCGACACGCTCGCCGACAGCCGTACCTCCTCCCGGTTCTTCACCGAGGGCGTGCCGCTGGTCGTGGAGGACGTGCCGCGCCGCTCCGCCGCCGAGCGCGCGAAGCTGCTGGAGGACCCGGGCTTCGGCCGGTACTTCACCGACTCGATGTTCGTGGCCCGCTACCGAACCGGCGAGGGCTGGGTCGACGCCCGGCTGACCCCCTACGCCCCGCTGCAGATGGACCCCAGCGCCGCGGCGCTGCACTACGCGCAGTCGATCTTCGAGGGCCTCAAGGCCTACGCCCAGCCCGACGGCAGCGTGGCCACCTTCCGGCCCGAGTCCAACGCCGCCCGGTTCGCCCGCAGCGCCGCCCGGCTGGCCATGCCCGCGGTGCCGGCGGAGGCGTTCCTCACCGCCGTCGACGCCCTGGTCGACGCCGACCGCGACTGGGTGCCCACCGGCCCGGACCAGACGCTGTACATCCGGCCCTACCAGCTCGCCGTCGAGCCGTTCCTCGGCGTCCGGCCGGCGCACGAGTACCTGTTCATCGTCATCGCCAGCCCCGCCGGTGCCTACTTCCCGCGCGGCGTGCAGCCGGTCTCGGTGTACCTCTCCGAGGACTACATCCGGGCCGCCCCGGGCGGCACCGGCGACGTGAAGTGCGCCGGCAACTACGCCGCCAGCCTGCTCGCCCAGGAGCAGGCCATCGCCGCCGGCTGCGACCAGGTCGTCTGGCTGGACGCCACGGAGAAGCGGTACGTCGAGGAGATGGGCGGGATGAACTTGTTCTTCGTCCTCGGCTCCGGAGCCGACGCCGAGCTGGTCACCCCCGAGCTCACCGGCACGCTGCTGCCCGGCATCACCCGCGAGTCGCTGATCACCGTCGCCCGCGAGCTGGGCCACCGGGTCACCGAGCGGAAGATCACCGTCGACGAGTGGCGCTCCGGCGTGGCCGACGGCTCGATCACCGAGACCTTCGCCTGCGGCACGGCCGCCGTCATCACCCCCGTCGGGTCGGTGAAGGCCCGCACCGGCGACTTCACCGTCGGCGAGGGCGTCCCCGGCCCGCTGACCATGCAGCTGCGGGAGCACCTGCTCGACGTCCAGCACGGCCGCGTCGCCGACAGCCACGGCTGGCTGCACCGCGTCGCGCCCGCCGCCTGA